In Streptomyces sp. NBC_00306, a single genomic region encodes these proteins:
- a CDS encoding precorrin-8X methylmutase, producing MNRVVHPIEQESFRRLRARLDTSVFPPLTRAVVERVVHSAADLDYAADLVCEEASLTAAHAALHAGAPVVTDVEMVAAGITRRETVCRLRDATAGPGLTRSAHAVRLAYEQVGPGAVWVVGCAPTALEELLVLGAEPALVIGLPVGFVGAVESKAALRESGLPAVSNVSEKGGSAVAAAALNALLYHPHTEENA from the coding sequence GTGAACCGCGTCGTTCACCCCATCGAGCAGGAGTCGTTCCGGCGGCTGCGGGCGCGTCTGGACACGAGTGTCTTCCCGCCGCTGACCCGTGCCGTCGTGGAGCGTGTCGTGCACTCGGCCGCCGATCTGGACTACGCGGCCGATCTCGTCTGCGAGGAAGCCTCGTTGACGGCGGCGCACGCCGCCCTGCACGCGGGCGCCCCCGTCGTCACCGATGTGGAGATGGTCGCCGCCGGGATCACCCGCCGCGAGACCGTCTGCCGGCTGAGGGACGCCACCGCCGGTCCCGGGCTCACCCGATCCGCCCACGCCGTACGTCTCGCGTACGAGCAGGTCGGCCCGGGCGCCGTCTGGGTCGTCGGGTGCGCTCCCACCGCACTGGAAGAGCTGCTGGTGCTCGGCGCCGAGCCGGCGCTCGTCATCGGTCTGCCCGTCGGCTTCGTCGGGGCCGTCGAATCCAAGGCCGCGCTGCGCGAGAGCGGGCTGCCGGCCGTGAGCAATGTGTCCGAGAAAGGCGGCAGCGCCGTCGCCGCGGCGGCGCTGAACGCCCTGCTGTACCACCCCCACACCGAGGAGAACGCGTGA
- a CDS encoding sirohydrochlorin chelatase, giving the protein MTTPPALLIAGHGTRDEAGAEAFRDFVRELGRRHPELPVAGGFIELSPPPLGEAVTELVERGVKRFAAVPLMLVSAGHAKGDIPAALSREKERHPGISYTYGRPLGPHPSLLRVLERRLDEALGGASRTPGDRADVTVLLVGRGSTDPDANAEVLKAARLLWEGRGYAGVETAFVSLAAPDVPSGLDRCVLLGARRIVVLPYFLFTGILPERVRAQTQGWAEAHPEVEVFSADVVGPTEELLDLVMERYREAVAGDIRMNCDTCVYRIALPGFEDKVGMPQQPHFHPDDDGHHHGHHHSSHAHAH; this is encoded by the coding sequence GTGACCACCCCGCCCGCACTGCTGATCGCCGGCCACGGCACCCGTGACGAAGCGGGGGCCGAGGCATTCCGGGACTTCGTACGGGAGCTGGGCCGCCGGCACCCCGAACTCCCCGTCGCCGGCGGCTTCATCGAGCTGTCCCCGCCGCCGCTCGGCGAAGCCGTCACCGAACTGGTGGAGCGGGGCGTGAAACGCTTCGCGGCGGTGCCGCTCATGCTGGTGTCGGCCGGGCACGCCAAGGGCGACATCCCGGCCGCACTGTCCCGCGAGAAGGAGCGGCACCCCGGCATCTCGTACACCTACGGCCGCCCGCTCGGCCCGCACCCCTCGCTGCTGCGGGTGCTGGAGCGGCGGCTCGACGAGGCGCTCGGCGGGGCCTCCCGCACCCCGGGCGACCGCGCCGATGTCACCGTCCTGCTGGTGGGCCGGGGTTCGACCGACCCGGACGCCAACGCCGAGGTGCTGAAGGCGGCGCGACTGCTGTGGGAGGGCCGCGGCTACGCCGGCGTGGAGACGGCCTTCGTCTCGCTCGCCGCGCCCGACGTGCCGAGCGGGCTCGACCGCTGTGTCCTGCTGGGCGCGCGCCGCATCGTCGTGCTGCCGTACTTCCTGTTCACCGGCATCCTGCCGGAGCGGGTGCGCGCGCAGACGCAGGGCTGGGCGGAGGCGCACCCGGAGGTGGAGGTGTTCTCGGCCGATGTCGTGGGCCCCACCGAGGAGTTGCTCGACCTGGTGATGGAGCGCTACCGCGAGGCGGTCGCCGGCGACATCCGGATGAACTGCGACACCTGCGTGTACCGCATCGCGCTGCCGGGGTTCGAGGACAAGGTGGGGATGCCGCAGCAGCCGCACTTCCATCCGGACGACGACGGACATCACCACGGCCATCACCACAGCAGCCATGCACACGCACACTGA
- the cobC gene encoding Rv2231c family pyridoxal phosphate-dependent protein CobC — MHTHTDGHDLRHHGDAEVRDAASGLTDLAVNVRTGTPPPWLRERIAGSLTGLAAYPDGRAARAAVAARHGLPVERVLLTAGAAEAFVLLARALTLRHPLVVHPQFTEPEAALRDAGHRVARLLLREEDGFRLDPAAVPDAADLVMVGNPTNPTSVLHPAAAIERLARPGRLLVVDEAFMDAVPDEAESLADRTDVPGLVVLRSLTKTWGLAGLRIGYVLAEPETIAALERAQPLWPVSTPALAAAEACMDAAALKEATRAAALIAVERAHLLAGLAEFDEVRVVEAAEAPFVLVHVRRGAEVREQLRRLGFAARRGDTFPGLGPGWLRLAVRDRTTTNRFLQALDQALTMVG; from the coding sequence ATGCACACGCACACTGACGGACACGATCTGCGTCATCACGGTGACGCGGAGGTGCGGGACGCGGCGTCGGGTCTGACCGATCTCGCGGTCAATGTGCGGACGGGCACTCCGCCGCCGTGGCTGCGCGAGCGCATAGCCGGCTCGCTGACGGGCCTCGCGGCCTATCCGGACGGCCGCGCGGCCCGCGCCGCCGTGGCCGCCCGGCACGGTCTCCCGGTGGAGCGGGTGCTGCTGACGGCGGGCGCGGCCGAGGCGTTCGTGCTGCTGGCCCGTGCCCTGACGCTGCGTCATCCGCTGGTGGTGCACCCGCAGTTCACCGAGCCGGAGGCGGCGCTGCGGGACGCGGGCCACCGGGTGGCGCGGCTGCTGCTGCGCGAGGAGGACGGCTTCCGGCTCGATCCCGCCGCGGTGCCGGACGCGGCGGATTTGGTGATGGTCGGCAATCCGACCAATCCCACGTCCGTCCTCCACCCGGCCGCCGCCATCGAGCGGCTGGCACGTCCGGGCCGGCTGCTGGTGGTGGACGAGGCGTTCATGGACGCCGTGCCGGACGAGGCCGAGAGCCTGGCGGACCGTACGGACGTCCCCGGGCTGGTCGTGCTGCGCAGCCTCACCAAGACCTGGGGGCTGGCGGGCCTGCGGATCGGCTATGTGCTGGCCGAGCCGGAGACGATCGCGGCGCTGGAGCGGGCACAGCCGCTGTGGCCGGTGTCGACACCGGCCCTGGCCGCGGCGGAGGCCTGCATGGACGCGGCGGCGCTGAAGGAGGCCACGCGGGCGGCCGCGCTGATCGCCGTGGAGCGTGCCCATCTGCTGGCGGGCTTGGCGGAGTTCGACGAGGTACGGGTGGTGGAGGCGGCCGAGGCCCCCTTCGTCCTCGTCCATGTGCGTCGCGGCGCCGAGGTCCGCGAGCAGCTGCGCAGGCTGGGCTTCGCGGCCCGGCGGGGCGACACGTTCCCCGGGCTCGGGCCGGGCTGGCTGCGGCTCGCGGTGCGGGACCGGACGACGACCAACCGTTTTCTCCAGGCGCTGGACCAGGCGTTGACGATGGTCGGGTAG
- a CDS encoding SCO1860 family LAETG-anchored protein, with protein sequence MNSNAFRMPARRCAAATAAVALMAVPVALAGPAHATGGGGGRASAVVLRTGLDVSLLNKTVNVPLRASLNEVQAPAGADKTALTVELDGVDGGRPFQVLRADVATAKATADRKKAEGYASLARAKVHVPGLPLLSLIEIQQVTSKAVCEAGRKPVAESNLLGHVRVLGKKVTLTTGGPTRIEVPGVGEVTLELSSTRITSRTAAATALELEVAVNPLKLNVAEVNGSVTLAEATCETPTAREPEKQEPPKAPTEEPTTGVQAQSGGEPTQAPKENLAETGGSATTIYLAGGSAVLLALGGAAVVVARSRARG encoded by the coding sequence GTGAACAGCAACGCCTTCCGCATGCCCGCACGCCGCTGCGCAGCCGCCACGGCCGCGGTCGCCCTGATGGCGGTGCCGGTCGCCCTGGCCGGTCCGGCGCACGCCACCGGCGGCGGCGGGGGACGGGCGAGTGCGGTCGTGCTCCGTACCGGGCTCGACGTGTCCCTGCTCAACAAGACCGTCAACGTCCCGCTCCGCGCCTCGCTCAACGAGGTGCAGGCCCCGGCCGGTGCCGACAAGACCGCGCTCACCGTCGAGTTGGACGGGGTCGACGGCGGCAGGCCCTTCCAGGTGCTGCGCGCGGACGTCGCCACCGCGAAGGCCACCGCCGACCGTAAGAAGGCCGAGGGGTACGCCTCCCTCGCGCGTGCCAAGGTGCATGTCCCCGGCCTGCCGCTGCTGTCCCTCATCGAGATCCAGCAGGTCACCTCGAAGGCGGTGTGCGAAGCGGGCCGCAAGCCGGTGGCCGAGTCGAACCTTCTCGGGCATGTGCGGGTGCTCGGCAAGAAGGTGACCCTCACGACGGGCGGTCCGACGCGCATCGAGGTGCCAGGGGTCGGCGAGGTGACGCTCGAGCTCTCCTCGACCCGCATCACGTCCCGTACGGCGGCGGCCACCGCGCTCGAACTCGAGGTCGCGGTGAACCCTCTCAAGCTGAACGTCGCGGAGGTGAACGGTTCCGTCACCCTTGCCGAGGCGACCTGCGAAACGCCCACCGCCCGCGAGCCGGAGAAGCAGGAGCCGCCGAAGGCGCCGACGGAGGAACCGACCACCGGCGTCCAGGCACAGTCCGGCGGTGAGCCCACGCAGGCCCCGAAGGAGAACCTCGCCGAGACCGGCGGCAGCGCCACCACGATCTACCTCGCGGGAGGTTCGGCGGTCCTGCTGGCGCTCGGCGGCGCCGCGGTCGTCGTCGCCCGCAGCCGCGCGCGCGGCTGA